The window ATGTTGCGGAACATGCGGTTTTTGACGTGTTGCTTCTCCCGCTGGATTCGCCAGATTCGTCTGCACTTGATCACGTGCAACCCAACGTATCACTGGGCGTCCCGTCGCTTCTGCCCATTTTGCTTCTTGTGGTGTCATGAAAAGGCCGAGTCTGGCTTTTCAATGTCAACGGGAAGGGCTATCATAGAACATTCATCAATATAACGGTCTTGCAAATGGAGTAAACAAAATGGAATTTGTCGACACGATCGAACGGTTGACGGTGTATTGTGGAGAAAGACACCATGTGGACGGTAAGCCTACCTATGAATACATTGTCGAAGAGGCTCGGCGTCGAGGTTTGGCTGGAGCAACGGTGTACCGTGGTATGATGGGATTTGGTGGACACAGTCTTATTCATACAGCCAAAGTGTTGCGTTTGTCTGAAGATCTGCCCATAA of the Desulfovibrio inopinatus DSM 10711 genome contains:
- a CDS encoding DUF190 domain-containing protein encodes the protein MEFVDTIERLTVYCGERHHVDGKPTYEYIVEEARRRGLAGATVYRGMMGFGGHSLIHTAKVLRLSEDLPITVEIVDEADKIEEFIDFLEGVVHNGAIVCESVRAKIFHPVEK